A region from the Dermacentor andersoni chromosome 11, qqDerAnde1_hic_scaffold, whole genome shotgun sequence genome encodes:
- the LOC126517994 gene encoding phospholysine phosphohistidine inorganic pyrophosphate phosphatase-like — MASWLRRPIRGVLMDITGVLYDSGERKGIEGSADALKMLRMADIPFRFITNETQKTKEQLDSALHRLGFDIYEKEIFMCVPAAKKFIHDLNYRPFLLVHPNVEAEFAECDKSQPNCVVVGDAGSNFSYENLNRAFHVLVDNNDSVLITLGKGKYYKEHGKMVMDVGAFTAALEYATERQAIVIGKPGEEFFRMALEDMKLRPEDVVMIGDDIVCDVGGAQSAGMRGVLVRTGKFRPSDEHHPSVKPDAIVNNLMEAVRRILSTDRPRKTVLPQ; from the exons ATGGCCAGCTGGCTCCGGAGACCGATTCGCGGTGTCCTGATGGACATCACCGGTGTGCTGTACGACAGCGGCGAACGGAAAGGCATCGAAGGGTCAGCGGACGCCCTCAAAAT GCTTCGCATGGCCGACATACCATTCCGCTTCATCACAAACGAGACGCAGAAGACGAAGGAGCAACTGGACTCTGCCCTGCACCGGCTGGGCTTCGACATCTATGAGAAGGAGATCTTCATGTGCGTGCCAGCTGCCAAGAAGTTCATCCACGACCTCAACTACAGGCCGTTTCTTCTTGTCCATCCCA ATGTCGAGGCCGAGTTCGCCGAGTGTGACAAGAGCCAGCCCAACTGTGTCGTCGTGGGTGATGCAGGGAGCAACTTCTCGTACGAGAACCTGAACCGGGCATTccacgttctcgtcgacaataaCGATTCAGTCCTCATCACCCTTGGCAAAGG AAAGTATTACAAGGAGCACGGCAAAATGGTCATGGACGTTGGCGCCTTCACAGCCGCTCTTGAG TATGCTACCGAACGACAGGCCATTGTGATTGGCAAGCCTGGTGAAGAGTTCTTCCGTATGGCTCTGGAAGACATGAAACTGCGACCAGAAGACGTAGTTATGATTGGCGACGACATTGTCTGCGATGTTGGTGGTGCCCAGAGTGCCGGAATGCGTGGCGTACTTGTACGCACTGGCAAGTTCCG GCCTTCTGATGAGCACCACCCCAGCGTCAAACCAGACGCAATTGTTAACAACCTGATGGAAGCCGTCCGGCGGATTCTCTCGACCGATCGGCCACGCAAGACAGTTCTTCCGCAGTGA